The genomic stretch CGCAATCCGCAGCGCGCTGCTTTTTCGCCATGCTCCCACCTCCTCCTCATCCGGCACTTACAATCTTGTAAATACTTATCCTGAAACGCAATTCATCCGAATGACAGACGCACGCATCCAGCGCAGCGCACCAAGGGGCAGCGAACATGAGCAATCCACAGAGCGACGTGACGGTCATCGGTTTGGGCAAGATGGGCTCGGCTCTCGCGGGAGCCTTTCTGCGAGCCGGGCATCGGGTGACGGTCTGGAACCGCACCGCGAGTCGCGCCGGGGCCAGCCTTGCACTCGCCGTGGGCAGTCCCAGCTGCTCCAGTATCGCTCGCACCCCTCCCGCCTCCTTCTCGTACGCCAGCACCCGCCGCATGCCTCCACACCTCACGCAGGCGCATACGTCGAAGTCGAACGTCCTCCTCAGCAGTTCTGCCCTGTCCACACGCGCCGTCCTCTCCTTCATCGGCTCCTTCCTGCCCGCTGCCTGGGGTGCCACCCTCCCCTCCTCACCTCCTGCTTGGGGGAACGGGGCCTCCGCACCTGGGCGAGGTGCTGTCCCAGCGGCCCCGGGCCGCGCGCCTTCGCGGCGCTCGGCAAGACGCGCCATCCTGGAGGTCGTGTCGACGCGCACGCGGATGGACCACCCGAACGGGGTCTCGCCTGCTCCGCATGGCCCCCCGGGAGCTGCCACCCCCGGAGGGTCATGTCCGCGACCAGGACCCGATAGCGTCCGCTACCGACCCGGTCGCCAGACGCCGACGGGCTGATTACGGGCTGAGGGAGATGCTCCCCGACCAGTAGCCGTAGGAGTACGTGGTGACGCCATTGCGGGTGGTGCTCGCGTAGCTGCCCTGGGCCGGCTGGATGGTGACGGAGACCTGTCCGCCGGTGGCGGGAATCGCGCCCGCGTGCACGGCCGCCGCGCAGACATCCGAGTCATCGGTGTAGAGGTCCGTGCCCCATACCGACGCCCCGAGACTCACCGTCGGGCAGTTGCACCGGATGCTCGATCCGTTCTGCCCGCGGTAGGACATGATGTTGAAGCTCGAGCAGAGCGGCGGCGGCTGCGGCACCTGCGCCCCGATGAAGCGGAAGCTCCCCCCCAGGCGCCGTAGGAGCTCGTGGTGACGCCGTTGCGGTTGGTTCCGATGAAGGTGCTCTGGGCCGGCTGGACCTCGAGGACCACCGCCCCGCCGCTGGTGGTCATCACCCCCGCGTGCACCGCGGCGGTGCAGATGTTCGAGTCATCGGTGTAGAGGTTCGTCCCCCAGACCGAGCCCCCGCCCCCCGAGGAGCAGGTGCAGCGAATCTGCGCCCCCGTCTGCCCGCGGTAGGCCGCGACGTTGACGTTCGAGCAGCTCTGGGTGGCGCTCTGGCCATAGAGGATGTTCAGCGCGGTGATGTCCGCGCTGGTGAACTCGCCGGTACTGCCGATGTGGGGGCAGGCGTTCATGACGGACCCGTCCCAGACGGCGGTGGTCGGCGTTCCCGGGATGTGGATGATGCCCACGTCCTCGTCCCCTTCGACGCCGGTGTAAGGTGGCACGCAGCTGATGCTGCGATCATAGTAGTCCGTGTGGCGCAGGCCGAGGGTGTGGCCGAGCTCGTGAGTGATGATGTGCTCGTTGATGTCGAGGGGCTGGTCGTTCATCGCGGGGATCATGTTGATGGACCCGTAGGGCAGGCCGTCCGAAGGGAATCCCGCCCAGTTTTCTGGTCGGATGGTGGAGATCTCCGCAGCGATGGTCGCGGAGCAGCCGGTCGTCGGACCGCGCGCGAAGGTGAATCGCAGACCGAGCGCATTGTAGTTGCCGATGGCCAGGTCGAGTCCCTGGCTCAAGTTGGGAGAGCTGCTGAACGCGGCCGAGGGGTTGATGCAGATCTTCGTCACCTGGGCGCCGACGAGGTTGGTTGAGCGGTAGTGCTCGGCGCTCCCCGGGGGAGTCTGAATCATCTCGCGGGACGCCTGGAGCGTCACATGCGCGTCGCCGCTCACGAACACGGCCTCGTCGATGACGCGGATGTCATTGGCCGGATAGCCGGCCTCGATGAGGTTGGAGATGATCTCCTCGTTCTCCATCCGCGGGTCCATACCGCCGCAGCCGACCAGCAATCCGACACCGGTCACCGCGAGGACTGCTGTCTGCTTGAACATGGATGCTCGTCTATCTGACTGCGGGGAATGCGCGCCGTCCGGCGTGGGCTTCACGCCGTGGCCGCGCGACGCCTCATAGCGCGCATTCGCCGGGTCGACAGCTCAAAGGCTCGCGACACAGCGTTCCTCGGCATGTGACCCCCCCCGGGTATTTCAACGGCGTTCTTGTTCTCCCTCGCGTTGAGACTCCGCGGGTTCGGCCCCCTGGGGTGGACCTGTCCGCTTCTTCCTTCGTGCCGGGCGGCGCTTCACAATTAATTGCATGGGCACTGACACCGCTCGGATTCCAAGGGACCAGGAGAAGACTCACGGCTCCAGGCCGGGACCGGAGCGGGAAGGGGCCCGGCTCGCGTGGCGGCGGGCGCCTCGCGTCAGGTGCGTCAGCTGCGCGCCCTCCAGGACGCCGTCACCCGGAGCCCTCTCTGACGCGTCAACCCCCATGTCAGCCCATGCCTCCTGACGTGTCAGGCCCGCGCTGGCGACAGCGCCTCGAGCCCCATTCCATCCGATGGCAGAGCAAACGCGCTGAGCAGTGAAGACTCTCTCCTCCTGGTCCCTCGCTTGCACTCCCACGACTCGCGGAGAAGCTCCCGAGCATCCGCAGTCCCCGTTCGAGACAATGGAGAGAGAGCATGAGAGGATTTTTGCAACTGACCGCGCGTTGTGCTGGGTTGTGGGTGTTGGCCGCCGCCCCCGCGTGGGCGCAGCAGCAGGAAGAGGTCTGGCTCGACACCCGGAGCGCCGCTCCCGTGATGAGCCAGACGGTGCTGAAGCAGGGATGGCCGCATCTCGTCACCCTGCAGGGCACCTTCAACGTGTGGGGGAACAACATCGCCCCGGGCCCGCAGTCAGGCCAGCCCGAGCCCGCGCCGATGTTCCCAAGCCCGGGCGTCACCAACCGCAACGTCGGCCTCGACCCTGAGTTCGTCTTCGCGGGCGTGAAGCCCCCGGCGGCCGCTCCGCTCAGGGCGAGCGCCATTCAGCTCAGCCTCGACGGAGGAAAGACCTGGGCGCATCCGGCCTCCACGGCGGCCTTCAACGCGGCCGAGCACAAGTATGGCTATGAGGTGACGGGCGGGGAGTCCGCGCTGCAGGTGCGCATCGCCGACAAGCCCGTCACCGACAACTCCGGGCGCTTGAAGATTGTCGTGGTGCCCGCCGAGGAGCTGTGGCTGAACACCCGGAGCGCCGCCCCCGTTCCCAGCAAGCAGGTGCTCCAGAAGGGCAAGCCCTACCGTGTCACGATGCAGGGCACCTTCAACGTGTGGGGGAACAACATCGTCCCAGGCCCACAGTCCGGTCAACCCGAGCCCGCGCCGATGTTCCCGAGCCCGGGCGTCACCAATCGCAACGTCGGCTTCGACCCTGAGTTCGCCTTCGCGGGCGTGAAGCCCCCGGCGGCCGCTCCGCTCAGGATGAGCCTCGTCCAGGTCAGCGTCGACGGAGGAAAGACCTGGAAGCACCCGGCATCCACGGCGGACTTCAACGCGGCCGAGCACAAGTACACCTACGACCTGACGGGAGAGGACGCGCCCCTGCAGGTGCGCTTCGCGGACGCGCCTGTCAACGACAACTCCGGGCTCGTGCGAATTCTCGTGCTGCCCGGAGCCTGATGCGCCCGCTCCAGGAATGACGCGAAGCCGCCCGGACAACCCAAGGGCGGCTTCGCGGCGAATCAGGCGAGCGCCCTACGGAACCCGGGCCCAGGTCGAAGTCGAGCCCTGGCAATACTGCGTCAGCCAATTCCCATCCCCGCTGACCGTGATGGAAACAGGCCCCCATACCACGCTGGAGCCAGAGCAAACTCCACACTCACCTGAATAGGTGTTGGTCCCGGTCTTCACCAGGTTGCGGAAGCACTTCATACCCACCGACCAACAGTCAAAACCAGACCCCCTCTGGGCAATAAAGCCATCCCCCATCGAGTTGATGCTCTCCTTCCACCCCCCAAGCTCCCACGTCGCGACAACAGGCTCACCGACCAGCGACTTCTGTTCGACCGTGGAGAGGTCCTGTCCCTCCCCCCCACCCTCGGGCCCTGCGCAAGCGACGAACAGAAGCGAGGCAAAGGCCACAACAACAGACTGTGACTTCATTCTTGAACTCCTCAACTTAGGGGTGACGAGGTCCCAGACCTCAAGAACAAGCTACACTTTCAAACCAAACAGCGAAATCAACTTCCAGACCCCAGACATCAATACAACGACGCTGAAGACATCCATCTCACGGGCAGCGGGAGACCGCCCATGAGACGAACGCTCGGGCAGCCTCGTCTGGTTTGTAGATGCGAGACGGCTGCCGCATCGGGCTTGCGCGTGCGCGCCGCTCCCTTCTTCGAGCCCATCTTGCTCAACGACTGCACAGCGACCGCCGTCCCCTCAGCGGATGGCTGACCTGGCAAGCCCGGCCCTGACACCGGGGCCCGTCGAAAAACGGAGCGAGGGCCGAGGCGCATGGGCCCACCCCTCCACGTCATGCCTGTCTCAGCCTCGAGGAAGAGAGCTTCAGCGCGGCATCACGAGATGCAGGTGAACCACACATACAGGACCCACGCCGTTCCCGAGGTCGCAGCTCCGCGCGCGAAGCCCGTCTCGAACCCATGATGCTGACACACCTGGTTCGCGACACTGCGCACAGCCGGCCATGGCGAAGTCAAGCTGAAGCCAGTGGACATGGCGGGGAAGGCCGTGTCGTTCGTGTAGGCACCTTTCTGCTGCGAGTTGGAGGCATTGATGCAAACCAGCCCCATGTTGTCCGTCACACTGTTGTGGTGTCCGGTAAGGAACCCCGTGTCATAGGGCATGCCCCACGTGCCGGTGCCGCATTCCTCGTGCGCGGCAGCCTCGGCCCGGAAGGACTTCTGCGCACCAATCGGCGTGACGGTGCTTTCCCACCATGCCGACAGACCCACGTCGTAGGGGATGTCCTGCCATCCCACCATGTCCTCGGTGAAGCAATGAATCCCCATCAACTCACCCAACTGCGCCCCCGTGTAGACACCTCGCGCATACCCGGCCCAGGCACACACCGCTTCCGCGCTTCGGTTCGCGTACGCCCAGTCCACGTCCATGGTGTTCGTAATGGGGTACCCCGCCGCGCTGCGCATCGACGCCGTCGTATCGAAGAAGACGATTCCCGCGAAGGCCGGAGCCGCGGTCAGTGTGACGATAGCGGTCGCGAGGGCTGAAACGAGCTGGGAAATTCGTACGGCTCCGAACATTCTCTCTCCTGATGGAAAATCGGCCAGAATAGCCAAACGCAATACGACCCCCAGTGTGATTCCTGGTCGTCACCAATCGCAATCCAGACATGCTGCAAGATTCGCCCGTCACTTCATCCTTTTCCAGGTGCAGCAAGGCGCATCCCCGCCTCGCCTCGGCCTGAGTTCCTTGATGCGCTCAAGCGGTTCGAGGCGGCGCAAGGGGCTGCGCGGCCTGTCCACCGGACGGGAGCTTCGCTCGGGCGACCCCGTCAGCGACCCTCCGACGTCACGATTCTTCATGTCGGCGTCGAAGCGTTCGCGCTCCATCCCGCCCAGGTCGACCCGCGAATCTCACGGGAGATTTCGGCGGCTCTGAAGTCGCTGCACTCCACCCGTGGACAACGCCGGATGGGGGCGGGACACGGCCGCTCGTCTACATCAGATTGCCATTACCGCTCACCACAGGAGAGCCTCATGTCCGTTCGGAGAATAGTGAAGCACCTTCCATTCGCCGCAGTGGTTGCTTCGACCGTGGCATTGCTTGGAGCCTGCGGGGAGCCACTTGCCGCCGACGAAGATGGAGTCGACTCGGGAGACACCATTACCGCTCTCGAAACACCACCTCCAGCAGCGACTATGAGCTGCACACACAATCGCGACACAACCGTCATTACATGCACCGGAGGTGCAAGCAATGGCGTGTCACCGTATACCTATCAGTGGCAAATGGCGTACGACCTAGATGCCGATCCTTCTCCAGAAAACTGGCCCTGGGATAACGGCACCACCACCTACACCGAGTGGTGCACAACGGGCTTACAGCAAGGCGGAAGGTTCTTCTATCTCTACATCCGCTTCCGGGTCCTCGACGCCAACAACTACGTATCAAACTACGTAGAGAAGAGATATCGGTGTTGGACTCCGAATCCGTAGGCCGTCAGGCTCAATTGGGCATGTAGAGCGCATTTCAGATGCGCACCCAGTCCCAAAATCTGTGTGGGCCTGATTGAGCCACTCCCGAAAGACGCACTCCTTTAGGGAAGGTGACGCCTCCCGTCGACTTCCCAAAGCACGGCCCCTCGGTGATTGCCGGGGCCATCCAGCGACTGAGCGTCTCTCAGCGCAAGCGCCACAAGCTGTGCCCGCGCGCATGGTTCTTTCAAAATGTCCCAGCTCCAGAGCTCATTGGGCTTCGACGCGTGCAATTGGGGCACCGGGTGGTTCGGGTGGCGCAGCTGGTTGCGGCGCTCACGCACCTCGTGACTCTCAGCCAGCACCCGGTACATGGTGCGCTCGGAGCACAGGTAGCGCCCCTCATCGAGCAACTGCGCGTAGACTTCCGCTGGCGCCACATCCTGGAATCTCGGCTCATGCAGCGTCGCGAGCACCTCGGCCCGCGGCTCGGGGGCCAGCGCCCGCGGCGAGCGGCTTCTGCGCACCGGCCCGTGCTTGGGCCGTGCTCGTCGGTAGTAGGTGGCACGCGGCAGTCCCAGTGCCTGGCACACCAGCGCCCCAACCTCACCAGGCTGCGTGCAGCGGTCTGCCTCCGCCAGCACCCGCAACTTGTCCTCCGCCGTGAAGCCTCGCCGCCTGGCCTTCTCCTCCACCTCGGTCTCCCTGACCCGGGCCGCGTCCACCACTGCGCTCATCGTTCCTGCCTGGGTCGCCCTGCACACTGAACTGCTGGGTACGAACTGTCTCACTCACGTTGGCAGAGAGGGGCTGCGCGAGGCTTCATTCAGAAGCACGCCGCCAGAAGAGCCCTTCTCGCACGAAGTGCTCATGAACCCAGCGCTCGCTGGCGGAGGACAGCTGCCATTCGCCACGTCCCTCAAGGACCAGGATGTCACAGCGCGCAAGCATGGGGAGCATGGTCCGCTGCGAGCGCTCATCCTCGAAAGCAGCGCCTGCGTGAGCGAAGCGCCCGGGTGTGCCCAGTGCATCGTTCAGCATGAGGCCGTAGGGGTCGACGAGGACGGGCGCCCCCTCTGGGATTCCGGGAAGTCGCCCGGCGGCGATTGCCCAAGCCGGTTCGAAGGTGCAAAGGGCTGAATCCGGGGGGACGGAGGCCCGGAGTGAGCTCCCGAGCGTGAGCAGGAAACGGTCTCCCTGATTCGCAGAGCGGATGGCCGCCGGCAGCGGTGAGAGTGCGATGAGCATCACCGTGGCGGCGACGAGCGCGGCTTGCGTGCGCGAGCGTGTGTCCGCCCAACGTAACACCACGGAGGCCCCCAACCCCGCGAGGACCGCCATGGTAGGCGCCAAGTGAGCGTTGTACTGGGCCCAATAGCTCTTCGATGACAAGAAAGTCACGAGCGTCAGAACCCAGGCGGCCGCGAAGAGTCGCTCGGCGACGGCCTCCCTTCGACGAGTTCGGGCCAGGGCCACGACCAAGGCCCATGCACAGAGGACGGAGAAGCCCATGCGCCCGTCGCCCAGAATCATGAGAAGCCGGTGCCAGACATCCGGCTCGCCATCGGGAGGGCGGAGCAACTGGAACCGAAGAAGGCCATCGAGCATCGCGGCGGGGGCGAGTGCGAAGAAGGGGCCCAGCCAGACCAGTCCCACGGCTGCCGCGACAAGCACGACCCGTAGGGCACGCCGTCCCTGGCCCTCCATGCCGCGAGCCCACACCGCGGCGATGACCCAGGCGCCGGCTGTCAGTTTGATGGCGCACGCGGTGGCAAGCAGGGCTCCGGCCAGGAGGTCCCTCTTCCACCGTGAGTCATCAGCCCCATGCCGCAGCCAGACCCATGCCATGCCAAGACAGGTGAGGTTGAGCAGTGGCTCCAGGAAGGGCCCGCGCTCGGTTGCGGCCGCTTCTGGAAAGACGGCATAGGCGAGCGCGGCCACGACGCCTGCCCTGACGCCCCATTGCTCCTGAGCAATGCGTCCGCACAGGAGCGTGCTCAGTGCCCCGATCCCAGGGACGAGCCAACGGACCACCGTGAATGCCAGCGCTGCGTCGAAGCCACGTGCGAGCGCGGCCACCGGCGCCAGCAACATGGCAATCCCAGGAGGGTGGACGAAGAAGTAGTCACGATAGGGCAATACACCATGGGAGAGAAGTGCGGCGGCACTGAAATAGACGCCCTCGTCGTAGTCCACGGGATGCCCGAAAGCGCCTCCCCGGTGGAAGAAGCCCGCGATGCGCAGCAGCCATGCACCTGAAGCGATGAGCACCAGGGGCCACCAGGGCAGGTGGGGACGGGGGGTAGAGAGATTCGAAGAACGCACCCGGACACGCGTACTAAAGGCGTCCCGGTGTGTCGAGAAGGCGCAAGTCAGTTCACGCGGCGTGGAGTTGCCCCCGTCAAACCGGACAGCTCAGGCTTTGGAATTAGCAATACGAAATTCGCAGGGTGACATCATGCTCACCCCCCTTTGGTCGAGGTGTCGTCAGCGCAACCCATGCCGCTCCAGATTGAAACCACAAGGAAGTTCCTCGAATCGCAGGATGCGGCTCCTGGCGAGTCCATCGTGGTCCTCGCTGACGCGCCCTCCCGCAGCCACTTCCCATCACCCAGCCGGTCCGAAACGAGCCCTGGCTCCATCAACCACCGTGCTCAGCAACAAGGAGCCAGCGGATTCGCAGCCGCTGGTGGCTGGCCCACCGCGCCCAGGCGTCTGTTTCCTGAGCGAGTTTGTCGAGGGTTGGGATGCGCCGACTGCCCAGGCACTGACGTGAGAGCAGGGAAATCTCTACCTCCGCCTGATTGAGCCAACTGCCATACACGGGCGTGAAATGCACGGTGAAGCAACGCCAGAGCCGACGTCCTGCTCGCACCCCGTATCGTATCTCCAAGGCGCGGCAGGAGTGGGTGCTGAGGTTGTCGAGCACCATGTGAATGGTTTCTACGTCCGGGTAGTGATTGGCGATGTCCTGAGGTGCTCCAGAATCGCGCGTCCCCCTCCCCTCCTTCGCGTACGCCAGCACCCACCTCCTGCATCCACACCTCACGCAGCCCGGAGGATGACACAGCGAGTCCCCGTGCTGCGGACCCTCCCGTGCCTGGCGCTGCCGGCGCCCGAGCCGGGGCTGCTCCGCCTTCGCGAGCACTCGCATCCCTCCGGAACGTCCCCGCCCTGGACGCTGTCGCTCCCGCCGTGGCCGCGCGCGAAGGGGCCGCAGTGGCGGAGCCGCAGGAGCGGCTGGCCGCGCTTCAGGTTCAGCGGATCGCCGCCTGCGGAACGTTGTACTGAGCCCCATGCGGACGTCCCCCGGAGCTTGCCCATCTGAAGGGAGCTCCGAGGGACGTCTTCAAACCGAGGGACGTCTTCAAGCGCAGGGCCGCACCACGGGCTCAGAGCATGTTGGCGATGTCCTTCACCGGCTGCGGCGCGGCCTCGGTGCTCCCCAGCGCGCCCATGGCGCCTCCGAAGATCATGGACGCCGGGTTGACGCGGCCCTTGCCAATAGCCCCAATGACCCCCTCCGCGGCGCCCTTCAAGGTGTTGAAGTAGCCCTTCGCGGCGCCCTCGAAGACGCCCTTGACGCCGCCCTCCGAGTTGCCGATTCCCGTCAGGACGTTGCTGACTCCCGGCAGGAACCACAGGTGCTTGCCCGCCTCACCCGCGAACCACTGGAAGTTGTCCTTGTTGCTTCCGTCCGCCTTGACGTGGGTGTCCTTCGTGGTTGGCAGTTGGTGCTCACCCAGGAAGGAGTACCCCTTCTCTGCGAAGTCCTTCACCATGCCGGCCTCGGTGCCGTGCCGCGCATCGCCACTCTTGGTGATGCCCTCGATGTTGCCGTCGCCCTGGCCATTCTGGACCTTCTTCGACCGGTCCTCGCCATTGGAGGCCTTCGCGCTGTCGATGAATTCCAGCACCTTGGCCAGGCGGTAGACGGCGTCGGGGTTCTGCTTCGCGTCCTTCAGGTCGAGCTTGGGGTCGATGCCCGTCTGCTTGCAGAGCTGGTCGAACTTGATGTCCTTCTGGCGGCCCAGGTTCTTCAGCGCTGGAGTGTCATCGACGATCTGCGCCGCCGTCCGCTTGTCTCCAGCCGGGCGCTTGTCCTTGGCGCTCGGGACGCCGGAACCGGAGGCCTCGGGAGCCGGCTTGAGGTGCTGCAGGTTCTCGAGGTTCTTGGGAAGCCCGCGGGGCGCGAAGGTGGCGGGTTCGTTGACCGGCCCCTGCGCCCCCTGCAGCATCGGTGCGTTGAAGGACCGCGGGTGGGTGATGGCGCCCGTCTCGAACCCATCCATCGGGTTGACGTGGCCCATGGGCACGCCACCGGCATGGAGCGGCGACACAGGACCGAAGCCGCCCATGGGTGGAAGCGCGGACACCGGACCGAAGCTGTCCATCGGTGGGAGCGCGGACGCCGGACCAAAGCCACCCATGGGAGGGAGCGCGGCCGCCGGACCGAAGCCACCCACGGCTTGGAGCGCCGCGGGACCGAAGTCGGCCACGGTCTGGAGCGCCGCGGGACCGAAGTCGGCCATGGCCTGGAGCGCCGCCTCACGGCCGGAGGTCCGTCCGGGCGCGCCCGCGGGCTGGGGCGTCGCCGCCGGGCTGGAGGGCCGTGCGGGCGCACCCGCGGACTGGAACGAATCCACCGGGCCGGAGGGCCGCGCGGGGAGGTTCGCGGGGTTCTGGGGGACGCGCCCGCCCATGTTCGGAACGGGCCCCGCCGACGGCGACGGCTTCGGGGCCGTGGGAGAGGACTGCGCAGCACCCGTACGCTTGGAGGAGAAGGAGGGGGCCTTGGCCTTGACGCCGATCATGGGGATCACCTGGTTTCTGACAGCGAAGGAGGTTTGCTGCGGCGAGTCTGTCCCGCCCATGCGCTGTCTCACTGCAGCGCCCATGCCATCTTGGGCATTCAACGTAACGTGCTGATTTCACATGACTGTGATGGCTTTGGGGCTCCCGTGTGAGGCGTTGGGCCGGTGACCGCAGTCACCAAGCGGATGGCGCCAGTCACCACCGAGGGGCCGTCACCCCAAGCGCCTCCACATCAGCGTCATCCACCGAGGTGTCGCGAGCTCCGGGGATGCCCTGGCTGCAGCCCATGGACCTCTACTGGAGCGTATCGGCGGCATGAAAGCCATGTCGTGGGCAGGCCCAGGTGCTCCAGCATCGCGCGCCCCCTCCCGCATCCATCGA from Myxococcus xanthus encodes the following:
- a CDS encoding NAD(P)-binding domain-containing protein, which encodes MGSALAGAFLRAGHRVTVWNRTASRAGASLALAVGSPSCSSIARTPPASFSYASTRRMPPHLTQAHTSKSNVLLSSSALSTRAVLSFIGSFLPAAWGATLPSSPPAWGNGASAPGRGAVPAAPGRAPSRRSARRAILEVVSTRTRMDHPNGVSPAPHGPPGAATPGGSCPRPGPDSVRYRPGRQTPTG
- a CDS encoding LCCL domain-containing protein; its protein translation is MSLGASVWGTDLYTDDSDVCAAAVHAGAIPATGGQVSVTIQPAQGSYASTTRNGVTTYSYGYWSGSISLSP
- a CDS encoding M57 family metalloprotease translates to MFKQTAVLAVTGVGLLVGCGGMDPRMENEEIISNLIEAGYPANDIRVIDEAVFVSGDAHVTLQASREMIQTPPGSAEHYRSTNLVGAQVTKICINPSAAFSSSPNLSQGLDLAIGNYNALGLRFTFARGPTTGCSATIAAEISTIRPENWAGFPSDGLPYGSINMIPAMNDQPLDINEHIITHELGHTLGLRHTDYYDRSISCVPPYTGVEGDEDVGIIHIPGTPTTAVWDGSVMNACPHIGSTGEFTSADITALNILYGQSATQSCSNVNVAAYRGQTGAQIRCTCSSGGGGSVWGTNLYTDDSNICTAAVHAGVMTTSGGAVVLEVQPAQSTFIGTNRNGVTTSSYGAWGGASASSGRRCRSRRRSARASTSCPTAGRTDRASGATARR
- a CDS encoding glycosyltransferase family 39 protein gives rise to the protein MDYDEGVYFSAAALLSHGVLPYRDYFFVHPPGIAMLLAPVAALARGFDAALAFTVVRWLVPGIGALSTLLCGRIAQEQWGVRAGVVAALAYAVFPEAAATERGPFLEPLLNLTCLGMAWVWLRHGADDSRWKRDLLAGALLATACAIKLTAGAWVIAAVWARGMEGQGRRALRVVLVAAAVGLVWLGPFFALAPAAMLDGLLRFQLLRPPDGEPDVWHRLLMILGDGRMGFSVLCAWALVVALARTRRREAVAERLFAAAWVLTLVTFLSSKSYWAQYNAHLAPTMAVLAGLGASVVLRWADTRSRTQAALVAATVMLIALSPLPAAIRSANQGDRFLLTLGSSLRASVPPDSALCTFEPAWAIAAGRLPGIPEGAPVLVDPYGLMLNDALGTPGRFAHAGAAFEDERSQRTMLPMLARCDILVLEGRGEWQLSSASERWVHEHFVREGLFWRRASE
- a CDS encoding transposase yields the protein MGLSTTFRRRRSAEPEARPAAPAAPPLRPLRARPRRERQRPGRGRSGGMRVLAKAEQPRLGRRQRQAREGPQHGDSLCHPPGCVRCGCRRWVLAYAKEGRGTRDSGAPQDIANHYPDVETIHMVLDNLSTHSCRALEIRYGVRAGRRLWRCFTVHFTPVYGSWLNQAEVEISLLSRQCLGSRRIPTLDKLAQETDAWARWASHQRLRIRWLLVAEHGG